Within the Prevotella scopos JCM 17725 genome, the region TATTTAATAGTATTGCGCTCCCTTATGTCTTCACTGACCTCTGCGTTCTGCAACTCTGGAGTGCACTTGATGGCATTCGTTAAGTTCATCTTCATGCCATCAGGTAATCGTTCAGGAATCGCCTTACAAAGGGCATTAGAGACATCTAATGGTAGTTTCTCTACGCGGGCAACGTCCTTAATGGAGTTCTTTGTAGCCATCGTAGAGTAGGTAATAATATGTGCACAGTTTTCGTGTCCATACTTATCCATGACCCACTGCAACACTCGTCCACGTCCATCATCATCAAAGTCGGTATCAATATCGGGGAGGTTGACACGGTCAGGGTTGAGGAAACGCTCAAAAAGTAGGTCGTACTTCAATGGGTCAATCAGCGTGATACCAAGGCAATAAGCCACAACAGAGCCTGCCGCCGAGCCACGACCAGGACCCACTATTACGCCTAATTCTTCTCTTGCCGCATTGATAAAGTCTTGTACTATAAGGAAGTAACCAGGAAAACCCATCGTTTTCATGACATGCAACTCAAAGCGGATGCGGCTGTCAACCTCATCAGATAGTGGTTCGCCATACAGCTTTTTAGCACCATCATAGGCTAACTTTGCAAGGTAATCAGCTTCAAACTTAATACGATATATCTTCTCATAGCCACCTAAACGGTCGATAACGGCTTGTCCTTCTTCAGGTGATAGCGGATTATTTCCGTTCTCGTCCGTTGTAAACTCCTTGTATATATCTTCTTCGCTGAACTTCTTTTTCCATTCTTCTTCTGTTCCAAAGTCTTCTGGAATAGGGAAGAAAGGCATGATAGGACCATGATTAATATTGTAGGTCTCTACCTTATCAAGAATCTCCAGCGTATTTGTCATTGCTTCTGGGATGTCTGAGAAAATCTCATTCATCTCTGCACGTGTTTTGAACCACTCTTGTTTTGAGTAGCGCATACGCTTTGGGTCATCCAAATCTTCATTCGTTGAAAGACAGAGCAGGTGGTCATGTGCCTCGGCTGTTTCCTTATCTTCAAAGTGACAGTCATTGGTACATACTATCTTTATACCATACTCCTGTGCAAACTCCATGAGCACTTTGTTGGCTTTCTGCTGTAGAGGATAAGCCTCACGGTTGGCCATCAGACTTGGGTCTTTTACTTCATGACGTTGCAACTCAAGGTAGAAATCATCTCCAAAGACACGATGATACCATTCGCAAGCTTCTCTTGCCCCCTCGATATCATCATGAATAATCTTGTTAGGAACTTCACCTGCAATACAAGCTGTACACACAATCAGTCCTTCATGATACTTCTCAAGCTGCTCACGGTCTGTACGGGGACGATAGTAATAACCATCTACCCACGCATTAGATACAAGTTTAATAAGATTCTTGTATCCTGTATAGTTCTTTGCCAATACGATAAGGTGGTAGCCTGAATTATCATGCATGCTCTTGTCCTTATCATGCATTGTGCGACGGGCTACATACATTTCGCAACCAAAGATAGGTTTGAAAGGTTCTTCGCCCTTCTCTTTCCTACCTTTATTGACCTTAGCACAATAATCAGCAAACTCTTTTATGCCAAACATTACACCATGGTCAGTTATCGCCATACCCTTCATTCCGTCTGCAATAGCCTTGTCAACAAGGCGTGTTACCTTTGACTGACCATCGAGAATAGAATAATTTGTGTGGACGTGTAAATGTACGTAATCTTCCATTGAACTTATGCGTTTTTGAGCTGTAAAGTTACTATGAAAAGCCGATATGGCAAAAGATTGAGAGTGAAAATTTGTGGAAATGACAAAAAAGAAGTACCTTTGCAACAAAACAAATACGTCGTTTATCGACCATGGGGAAAATAAAAAAGAAACTCAAAAAGATTAGAATCCATCACGAGGGAACAAATACATTGCTCTATGGAGCTATAAGTCTTGTTCTTATCGCCTTGATTCTTTGGTTTGCAGTTCCATCTAAGATACCATTTTGGATTTTTGCAGTAGTGTTCGGTACTATATATTGTATAGTTCTTAACTTTTATCGGTGTCCTATTCGCTATTTTGGAAGTGAAGATACAGAAGGCATCGTTGTAGCACCTGCTGATGGACATATTGTAGTGATAGAAGAAGTTGATGAAAACGAATATTTCCACGATCGCAGATTGATGATCTCCATCTTTATGAGTTTATGGAATGTGCATGCTAATTGGTTCCCAGTTGATGGAGTCGTAAAGTCGGTTCAACACTTCGATGGTAACTTTCATAAAGCTTGGCTTCCTAAGGCAAGTGAGGAGAATGAGCATGCTGACACTATCATCACAACTCCTGATGGCACTGATGTACTCTGCCGACAGATTGCGGGTGCTATGGCACGTCGTATCGTAACCTATGCTAAGCCTGGTGAGGATTGTTATATTGATGAGCATCTTGGTTTCATTAAGTTAGGTAGTCGTGTTGATATCTTCCTGCCAGTAGGCTCGGAGGTATGTGTGAAAATGGGACAGGCAACAATGGGTGACCAAACGGTTATTGCAAAACTGAAGCCAAATAACAAATAAAGATGAAGAAGCATATTCCTAACAGCATTACTTGTTGTAACTTAATCTCTGGTAGTATAGCCACGGGCTTTGCCTTTGGAGGTAACATAGAGATGGCGTTATTGTTGATAATTATTGGTGCTGTTTTTGATTTCTTTGATGGAATGGTGGCGCGCTTACTGCATGTGAGTTCACCTATCGGTAAGGAGTTAGACTCTTTGGCAGATGTGATAACATTCGGTTTGGCCCCTTCAACGATTATCTTTTCACAACTACACGTGATGGCTTATCCCACATTCCTTGAGCCTTTGCGCGACTATTTACCTTATGTAGCCTTCGTCATGGCAGCTTTTTCAGCATTGCGCCTTGCCAAGTTTAATCTTGATGAACGACAGGCTTTAGGTTTTATAGGATTGCCGACACCAGCCAATGCGCTCTTCTGGGGCTCACTACTCGTTGGCTTAGGAGATAAGTTGGAAAATCATTCATGGGC harbors:
- a CDS encoding phosphatidylserine decarboxylase family protein; translated protein: MGKIKKKLKKIRIHHEGTNTLLYGAISLVLIALILWFAVPSKIPFWIFAVVFGTIYCIVLNFYRCPIRYFGSEDTEGIVVAPADGHIVVIEEVDENEYFHDRRLMISIFMSLWNVHANWFPVDGVVKSVQHFDGNFHKAWLPKASEENEHADTIITTPDGTDVLCRQIAGAMARRIVTYAKPGEDCYIDEHLGFIKLGSRVDIFLPVGSEVCVKMGQATMGDQTVIAKLKPNNK
- the pssA gene encoding CDP-diacylglycerol--serine O-phosphatidyltransferase, producing the protein MKKHIPNSITCCNLISGSIATGFAFGGNIEMALLLIIIGAVFDFFDGMVARLLHVSSPIGKELDSLADVITFGLAPSTIIFSQLHVMAYPTFLEPLRDYLPYVAFVMAAFSALRLAKFNLDERQALGFIGLPTPANALFWGSLLVGLGDKLENHSWALFFILAGVLISSWLLVSEIPMFALKFKHWGFKGNEVKYVFLSTCIPLILIFGISSFAIIIAWYVILSAIVKQSPTQK